The following are from one region of the Psychrilyobacter piezotolerans genome:
- a CDS encoding potassium channel family protein: MKNYLVVGLGRFGTSIAKTLYEADCEVLAIDTDEELVQEAINNNIIDNALILDATDENALKEVGASNFDIAFIGIGSNIQASIMTTLNLKELGVKKIIAKAVTKSHGKVLKKIGADEVVYPEEYMGNKIAMLAMEPNMMEHLRFSKDFLLVEFKAPPSFLSKNLMELAVRDSYNINIIGIKKSDGELNPSPRATSVIEKGDTLLVITDAKTARELENLK; this comes from the coding sequence ATGAAGAACTATTTAGTTGTAGGATTAGGCAGGTTCGGAACCAGTATTGCAAAGACGCTTTATGAAGCTGACTGTGAGGTTCTGGCAATAGACACAGATGAGGAGCTGGTCCAGGAAGCTATAAATAACAATATAATAGATAATGCACTGATACTGGATGCAACCGATGAAAATGCATTGAAGGAAGTAGGTGCCAGTAATTTTGATATAGCGTTTATAGGTATAGGAAGTAATATCCAGGCAAGTATCATGACAACCTTAAACTTAAAAGAGTTAGGTGTTAAAAAAATTATAGCAAAGGCAGTCACCAAGAGTCATGGAAAAGTATTAAAAAAAATAGGTGCTGATGAGGTGGTGTATCCGGAAGAATATATGGGTAATAAGATAGCTATGCTGGCTATGGAACCTAATATGATGGAACATCTGAGATTTTCAAAAGATTTCCTGCTGGTAGAGTTTAAAGCCCCTCCGTCGTTTTTGAGTAAAAATCTCATGGAATTGGCTGTAAGAGATTCATATAATATCAATATAATAGGCATAAAAAAAAGTGATGGTGAGTTGAATCCAAGCCCTAGAGCAACAAGTGTAATTGAAAAAGGCGATACACTCTTAGTTATCACTGATGCAAAAACAGCCAGAGAATTAGAAAATTTAAAGTAA
- the mnmG gene encoding tRNA uridine-5-carboxymethylaminomethyl(34) synthesis enzyme MnmG — translation MHKFDVIVVGAGHAGCEAALASARMGMKTAIFSITLDNIGVMSCNPSIGGPAKSHLVKEIDALGGEMGRNIDKTFVQIRVLNTKKGPAVRSLRAQADKQSYHMEMKKTIENTENLDSIQGMVTELLVEGNKVIGIKTQEGVTYSSKTVIIAAGTFMRGLIHIGDKKFQGGRMGELPSNDLPLSLKKIGLELGRFKTGTPPRIDFRSMNFDRLEEQPGNLDQLLKFSSRTLDKDVEGRDQIPCYITYTNPDVHNVITQNKSKSPLFNGTIEGTGPRYCPSIEDKVFRYQEKEKHHLFLEKEGYGTNEVYISGFSTSLPAEVQEKMVKNIYGLEDAKIMRYAYAIEYDYVLPEELQYSLETKKIENLFLAGQINGTSGYEEAAGQGLLAGMNAARKLQGKEPIILDRADSYLGTLVDDLVTKGTNEPYRMFTARSEYRLLLREDNADLRLSQIGYEAGLLDEVTYNLVEKKKRDVLEIIEKLSLSVGSSNKRIEEVLIKKNSGDLKSGTTLLELLKRPRLDYKDIKYIAEIIDGFELGQYPEDTEYQVEVQVKYDGYIKKSLKMIEKHKALEERLIPKDFDYDIVSGITGEAKEKLNEKKPLNIGQASRISGVSPADISVLLMVLKIRGDK, via the coding sequence ATGCATAAATTTGATGTGATAGTAGTAGGAGCAGGACATGCAGGTTGTGAAGCAGCCTTAGCATCTGCAAGAATGGGAATGAAAACCGCAATATTTAGTATAACTCTGGATAATATAGGAGTAATGTCATGTAATCCATCTATCGGGGGGCCTGCTAAATCTCATTTAGTAAAAGAGATAGATGCTCTCGGCGGAGAGATGGGAAGAAATATAGACAAAACTTTTGTACAAATAAGAGTATTAAATACTAAAAAAGGACCGGCTGTAAGGTCTCTCCGGGCTCAGGCTGATAAACAAAGTTATCATATGGAGATGAAAAAAACTATAGAGAATACCGAGAATTTAGATTCTATCCAGGGGATGGTAACTGAGCTTTTAGTAGAGGGAAATAAAGTTATAGGGATAAAGACCCAGGAGGGGGTAACTTATTCATCTAAGACGGTGATCATAGCTGCAGGAACATTTATGAGAGGTCTTATCCATATTGGGGATAAAAAGTTTCAAGGTGGAAGGATGGGTGAACTGCCGTCAAATGATCTGCCTCTATCACTAAAAAAAATAGGATTAGAGTTAGGAAGATTTAAGACAGGGACTCCTCCAAGAATTGATTTTAGAAGTATGAACTTTGACAGGTTAGAAGAACAACCGGGGAATTTAGATCAGCTTCTGAAATTTTCCAGTAGAACTCTGGATAAGGATGTAGAGGGAAGGGATCAAATCCCATGTTATATAACATATACAAACCCGGATGTACATAATGTGATAACCCAGAATAAATCTAAGTCGCCGTTATTTAATGGAACTATTGAGGGAACAGGGCCGAGATATTGTCCGTCTATAGAAGACAAGGTATTTAGATATCAAGAGAAGGAAAAACATCATCTGTTTTTGGAAAAAGAGGGATATGGAACCAATGAAGTATATATAAGTGGTTTTTCAACTTCACTACCTGCAGAAGTTCAGGAAAAGATGGTGAAAAATATCTATGGATTAGAAGATGCAAAGATCATGAGATATGCCTATGCTATAGAATATGACTATGTATTACCCGAAGAATTACAATATAGTTTAGAGACTAAAAAAATAGAAAATTTATTTTTAGCAGGACAAATTAATGGAACTTCCGGGTATGAAGAGGCTGCCGGACAGGGTCTTTTAGCCGGGATGAACGCAGCTAGAAAATTACAGGGGAAGGAGCCTATCATATTGGATAGAGCTGATTCATATTTGGGAACTCTGGTAGACGATCTGGTGACTAAAGGGACCAATGAGCCTTACAGAATGTTTACAGCCAGAAGTGAATACAGACTCCTCCTCAGGGAAGATAATGCCGATCTTAGATTGTCTCAGATAGGTTATGAAGCAGGATTATTGGATGAAGTTACTTATAACTTAGTAGAAAAGAAAAAAAGAGATGTTTTGGAGATCATAGAAAAATTATCTCTAAGTGTAGGATCTAGTAACAAAAGGATTGAAGAGGTATTAATCAAAAAAAATAGTGGAGACCTGAAATCAGGAACTACCTTACTGGAACTATTAAAAAGACCCAGGCTGGACTATAAAGACATTAAATATATCGCTGAGATTATAGATGGATTTGAACTGGGGCAATATCCTGAGGATACTGAATATCAGGTAGAGGTTCAGGTTAAGTATGACGGGTATATAAAAAAATCATTAAAGATGATAGAAAAACATAAGGCTTTGGAAGAAAGGTTGATTCCTAAAGATTTTGATTATGATATAGTGAGCGGGATAACCGGAGAAGCTAAGGAAAAATTAAATGAAAAAAAACCTTTAAATATAGGTCAGGCTTCCAGAATATCTGGGGTATCTCCGGCAGACATCTCGGTATTACTGATGGTTTTAAAGATAAGGGGTGACAAATAA